Proteins from a genomic interval of Candidatus Margulisiibacteriota bacterium:
- a CDS encoding chemotaxis protein CheD — MNNLMIGIGDYNASKAKGVAIKTLALGSCVAVILLDPVTEAIGMAHIALPEASIDFEKSKSKPGYFADTAIIALYRRMGELGSLTKIQDMYIKIAGGANVLNNSMDIGNRNILAIKKILWQMGTGPVAEDVGHNYSRTVTAYTDTGLIEISSHSRGVWNL, encoded by the coding sequence ATGAATAATTTGATGATTGGTATCGGTGACTATAATGCCAGCAAAGCCAAAGGGGTAGCGATCAAAACTCTGGCACTTGGCTCGTGTGTTGCCGTTATCCTGCTTGATCCGGTGACTGAGGCTATAGGAATGGCGCATATCGCCTTGCCGGAGGCTTCCATCGATTTTGAGAAGAGTAAATCAAAGCCTGGATATTTCGCAGACACTGCAATTATCGCGTTGTATAGACGAATGGGCGAGTTAGGTTCGTTAACGAAGATACAGGATATGTACATTAAAATTGCCGGAGGAGCGAATGTTCTCAATAATTCAATGGATATTGGCAATCGAAATATTCTTGCAATAAAAAAGATCCTCTGGCAGATGGGTACCGGACCAGTTGCAGAAGATGTTGGACATAATTATAGCAGGACAGTTACCGCTTATACTGATACCGGACTAATCGAAATATCGAGCCACAGCAGAGGTGTGTGGAATTTATAA
- a CDS encoding chemotaxis response regulator protein-glutamate methylesterase — MLNKKIRVLIIDDMALVRDILAAGLAKDPDIEVVGTAADPYIAADKIPKLTPDVLTLDVEMPRMDGVEFLRKLMPQYPLPVVMVSSLTEKGQRITLDALQAGAVDFVHKPSSNIDRGLNAMMMELRTKIKIASIANVSHWKSSEKRSAIASNIDHSKALAKSTDKIIVIGASTGGTEAIRSVITEFPPLMPGIVIVQHMPAGFTKMFSERLNTQAQMEVREACDGDRIITGRVLIAPGGKHMRIIRSGGIYQVSVSDGPQVNGHCPSVEVLMQSAATHVGNNAIGIMLTGMGGDGADGMKAMRDVGARTLAQDESTCVVFGMPKVAWEKGGAEKLVPLQNIPEATMQLLEQMK; from the coding sequence ATGCTAAACAAAAAAATAAGAGTTCTCATCATCGATGATATGGCGCTGGTAAGGGATATCCTCGCAGCGGGTCTTGCCAAAGACCCGGATATAGAGGTTGTGGGTACGGCTGCCGATCCGTATATCGCAGCTGACAAGATACCAAAACTAACACCTGATGTACTTACTCTGGATGTAGAAATGCCCAGGATGGACGGCGTAGAATTTCTGCGTAAGTTAATGCCGCAGTACCCTCTTCCTGTTGTTATGGTCAGCTCTCTTACCGAAAAGGGACAAAGGATTACCCTCGATGCCCTTCAGGCCGGGGCAGTTGATTTTGTCCACAAACCTTCGAGTAACATAGACCGTGGTCTTAATGCGATGATGATGGAGTTAAGAACTAAAATCAAAATAGCATCTATCGCTAATGTATCGCATTGGAAAAGTTCGGAGAAAAGATCGGCTATCGCATCGAATATTGATCACTCAAAAGCCCTTGCCAAGTCTACTGACAAAATAATCGTTATTGGTGCGTCTACCGGCGGGACTGAAGCTATTAGATCAGTTATAACCGAATTTCCGCCACTGATGCCGGGAATTGTTATTGTACAGCACATGCCTGCAGGGTTCACGAAAATGTTTTCGGAACGGCTCAATACACAGGCACAAATGGAGGTGCGCGAAGCTTGTGACGGAGACAGAATTATAACCGGGCGAGTATTGATAGCTCCTGGCGGTAAACATATGCGTATTATACGTTCCGGAGGTATCTATCAGGTTTCTGTTTCTGATGGACCACAAGTAAACGGGCATTGTCCGTCAGTTGAAGTATTAATGCAGTCTGCGGCAACTCATGTTGGGAATAATGCCATCGGGATTATGCTAACCGGCATGGGTGGAGACGGCGCAGACGGGATGAAAGCCATGCGCGATGTCGGTGCCAGGACTCTGGCTCAGGATGAGAGTACCTGTGTTGTATTCGGAATGCCTAAGGTGGCTTGGGAAAAAGGTGGAGCAGAAAAGCTTGTACCGTTGCAAAATATCCCTGAAGCCACTATGCAATTATTAGAACAAATGAAATAG
- a CDS encoding chemotaxis protein CheR translates to MDQPNNEALSILTRISISDQEYHEITALIYDRFGIILSEEKRSMVMGRLQKYMRTNGYSSYSQYIDHLKSNNGYQALSSLIDNISTNYTFFYRENDHFDYFSRTVLPELTGRLAVRDKDIRMWCAACSTGEEAYTIMFCLMEHLGSAYGQWNSGLLATDISEKVLKIAQTGKYTSEQIEKVPLAIRNKYLKLKEPKIWEVTDKLKEEITFRRFNLMNRDFPFKKQFQVIFCRNVMIYFDQPTREKLVKNFSDFLVPGGYLFIGHSESLRRTQDNLKYVMPSVYRKK, encoded by the coding sequence ATGGATCAACCAAATAACGAAGCTCTGTCAATACTGACGAGAATATCTATATCTGATCAGGAATATCATGAGATCACGGCTTTGATCTATGATCGCTTTGGCATAATTCTGTCGGAAGAAAAACGATCGATGGTAATGGGACGACTTCAAAAGTATATGAGGACCAATGGGTATTCGAGTTATAGCCAATATATAGATCATCTCAAAAGCAATAATGGTTACCAGGCACTTAGTTCGCTGATCGATAATATTTCTACCAATTACACCTTCTTTTACCGTGAGAATGACCATTTTGATTATTTTTCAAGGACTGTGCTCCCCGAACTTACCGGCAGATTGGCTGTGCGCGATAAGGATATCCGTATGTGGTGCGCTGCTTGCTCTACTGGAGAAGAAGCATATACAATCATGTTCTGCTTAATGGAACATTTGGGTTCGGCTTATGGACAATGGAACTCCGGGCTATTGGCAACCGACATATCCGAAAAGGTGCTCAAAATAGCGCAGACCGGGAAGTATACTTCAGAACAGATCGAAAAGGTCCCTCTTGCTATAAGGAATAAATATTTAAAATTGAAAGAACCAAAAATCTGGGAGGTTACCGACAAACTCAAAGAAGAGATTACGTTCCGTAGGTTTAATTTGATGAACCGTGACTTCCCTTTCAAAAAGCAATTTCAGGTAATTTTTTGCCGTAATGTTATGATCTATTTTGATCAGCCTACGAGGGAAAAGCTTGTTAAGAATTTTTCTGATTTTCTTGTTCCTGGAGGGTATTTGTTTATCGGTCATTCCGAAAGCTTGCGACGTACCCAGGACAATCTGAAATACGTTATGCCTTCGGTGTACCGAAAGAAGTGA